The Mucilaginibacter yixingensis genome window below encodes:
- a CDS encoding NTP transferase domain-containing protein yields the protein MTSKGHKKHTALVRPAMGNWGRNEWAIVGAPCGDIKTLAEKIIAALSGKYAMAYVDAEHNDEQTAVSPRLNNGAVLEYIDADEAQNISLNSEVNPFAKRKLLGDCDVVLLNGNHHQGQQQIVVIDSRKKESLRKRLDQLTAVKLFLLADGETEPFDFIKEAIADWQQIPVFKLSETEQIVNLINNSLQTKAPVLNGLVLAGGKSERMGADKSAINWHGREQQYYMADLLKPYCQDVFISCRDEQKAGIDPNYQTLTDTFTGLGPYGAILSAFRQQPDSAWLVVACDLPLLDRPTLDELIASRSTKHVATTFVSPHDGFPEPLITIWEPKSYAELLSFLGQGYSCPRKVLINTHTHVINPSFPESLTNVNTPEELEKVKTILQQKNITA from the coding sequence GTGACTTCAAAAGGGCATAAAAAACACACCGCGCTGGTGCGCCCGGCCATGGGTAACTGGGGCCGTAACGAATGGGCTATAGTAGGTGCGCCCTGTGGCGATATTAAAACGCTGGCCGAAAAGATCATCGCAGCACTATCTGGCAAATATGCTATGGCTTATGTAGATGCCGAGCATAACGACGAGCAAACCGCCGTATCTCCCCGCTTGAACAATGGTGCGGTGTTAGAATATATCGATGCCGACGAAGCGCAAAATATTAGTTTGAATAGCGAAGTTAACCCCTTTGCTAAGCGTAAATTACTTGGCGATTGCGATGTGGTACTGCTTAATGGCAACCACCACCAAGGGCAACAGCAGATAGTGGTAATTGATAGCCGCAAGAAAGAATCATTGCGCAAACGATTAGATCAGCTTACAGCAGTAAAACTTTTTCTACTAGCTGACGGCGAAACAGAACCGTTTGATTTTATTAAAGAAGCCATTGCAGATTGGCAACAGATCCCTGTTTTCAAGCTGAGCGAGACGGAGCAGATTGTCAACCTCATCAACAATAGTTTGCAGACAAAAGCACCTGTATTGAACGGACTGGTGCTGGCCGGTGGTAAAAGCGAACGAATGGGCGCCGATAAATCTGCCATTAACTGGCATGGTCGCGAACAACAATATTACATGGCCGATCTGCTGAAGCCTTATTGCCAGGACGTTTTTATTTCCTGCCGAGATGAGCAGAAAGCGGGCATCGACCCCAACTATCAAACCCTTACCGATACTTTTACAGGATTGGGGCCTTACGGCGCCATTCTTTCCGCTTTCCGTCAACAACCAGATAGTGCATGGCTGGTGGTAGCTTGTGATCTGCCGCTACTGGATCGGCCAACGTTAGATGAATTGATCGCGTCGCGAAGCACCAAACATGTGGCCACCACATTTGTGAGTCCGCATGATGGTTTCCCTGAACCATTGATTACCATTTGGGAGCCGAAAAGCTATGCAGAATTATTGTCGTTTTTGGGGCAGGGCTATAGTTGCCCGCGTAAAGTGTTAATCAATACCCATACGCATGTAATTAACCCATCGTTCCCGGAATCACTTACCAATGTGAATACACCCGAGGAACTGGAAAAAGTAAAAACCATCCTTCAACAAAAAAACATCACCGCCTGA
- a CDS encoding molybdopterin molybdotransferase MoeA, with translation MTTVQQADELIQAQVRNYGTERVPFELAVGRVLAEDLTADRDMPAFNRVTMDGIAISYNDFKNGAREFHIAGTQAAGEPPIDIDANGQCVEIMTGAVMPQSVDTVIRYEDVEMNGSTALILVDQIEQGQNLHLRGRDRKQGDVVATKGTLITPALINTIASVGKTEVLVNKQPRVVIISSGDELVEVNETPSPWQIRRSNSYTLKAVLQQYGLTADMRHIPDEPQQTRESIGHCLENYDVILLSGGVSMGKFDYIPRALEELSVAKIIHKVQQRPGKPFWFGASADGVLVFAFPGNPVATFMGAYRYFIPWLQASVGMQTKQPVYAVLSEDFTFKPELQYFLQVQLGYTTEGKLTAKPIAGNGSGDFANLADTDAFMELPLEKTTFKAGEVYRVWLFK, from the coding sequence ATGACAACCGTACAACAAGCCGATGAACTGATACAGGCCCAGGTGCGCAACTATGGCACCGAACGGGTGCCTTTTGAGTTAGCTGTAGGCCGGGTACTGGCCGAAGACCTAACTGCCGACCGCGATATGCCCGCCTTTAACCGGGTAACTATGGATGGCATTGCCATCAGCTATAACGATTTTAAGAATGGCGCGCGCGAGTTTCACATAGCCGGCACCCAGGCTGCCGGTGAGCCGCCGATAGATATTGATGCCAATGGTCAGTGCGTTGAGATTATGACGGGCGCGGTTATGCCCCAATCGGTAGATACGGTAATCCGTTATGAAGATGTGGAGATGAACGGCAGCACCGCGCTGATTCTTGTTGACCAAATTGAACAAGGCCAAAACCTGCACCTGCGCGGCCGCGACAGGAAACAAGGCGATGTGGTGGCCACCAAAGGCACGCTCATTACACCAGCATTAATCAACACCATTGCTTCTGTTGGCAAAACAGAGGTATTGGTAAACAAGCAACCGCGGGTAGTCATCATTTCTTCGGGAGATGAATTGGTGGAGGTTAATGAAACGCCATCACCCTGGCAAATCAGGCGCTCTAACAGTTACACGCTGAAAGCCGTTTTGCAACAGTATGGATTGACTGCCGACATGCGCCACATCCCCGATGAGCCGCAACAAACCCGCGAGTCTATTGGGCATTGTTTAGAAAACTATGATGTCATCCTCCTCTCGGGCGGGGTGTCTATGGGCAAGTTTGATTATATCCCGCGTGCGCTGGAAGAATTATCGGTAGCCAAGATTATCCACAAGGTACAGCAGCGCCCGGGCAAGCCATTCTGGTTTGGCGCAAGCGCAGACGGTGTATTGGTCTTTGCATTTCCGGGCAATCCGGTGGCTACGTTTATGGGGGCTTACCGGTATTTTATTCCATGGTTGCAAGCCTCGGTAGGCATGCAGACAAAACAGCCTGTTTATGCGGTGCTGAGTGAGGATTTTACCTTCAAACCCGAACTGCAATATTTTTTACAAGTGCAGCTGGGCTATACAACAGAAGGTAAACTGACGGCCAAGCCTATAGCCGGCAACGGCTCCGGAGATTTTGCTAACTTAGCCGATACAGACGCCTTTATGGAACTCCCGCTAGAGAAAACAACGTTCAAAGCCGGCGAGGTTTACAGGGTCTGGTTGTTTAAGTAG
- a CDS encoding ABC transporter permease, with the protein MTDQTPTQRALRTFLRNPLAVAAAVFIVLSVMVSLLGYLVMPDSTPQANDMNIQLSLKKPGTSFTFLRVHKRNKVEKVNVFHKIWSGAPEAYNDVPIVKWRFAADSILVDEYIGTEDRPERHAFNIFEVVSGHSALGASPHQTYQRFYTQIEQENIVKKTFWLGTDIYGRDLLSRLILGSRVSLSVGLMAVLISLTIGVSLGALAGYYGGKTDAALSWVMNILWALPALLLVIALSFALGKGLWQIYVAVGLSMWVEVARLVRGQVIAIKQTEYIEAARALGYNSRRIITKHILPNIAGPIMVLASSNFASAILLEAGLSFLGFGAQPPMPTWGSMIREHYGYIIMGLAYLAVAPGMAIMLMVYAFNLVTVGLRDAFDVKSQTSRL; encoded by the coding sequence TTGACTGATCAAACACCCACACAGCGCGCGCTGCGCACGTTTTTGCGTAATCCGCTGGCTGTTGCGGCGGCGGTGTTTATTGTTTTGTCTGTAATGGTGTCATTGCTGGGCTACCTGGTGATGCCCGATAGTACCCCGCAGGCTAATGATATGAACATTCAGCTAAGCCTGAAAAAGCCGGGCACTTCCTTTACTTTTTTGCGCGTTCACAAACGTAACAAGGTAGAAAAGGTCAATGTATTCCATAAAATCTGGTCAGGCGCGCCCGAAGCCTATAACGATGTGCCGATTGTAAAATGGCGCTTTGCGGCTGATTCTATTCTTGTGGACGAATACATCGGTACCGAAGACAGACCTGAACGACACGCGTTCAATATCTTTGAAGTGGTGAGCGGCCATAGTGCATTAGGTGCCAGTCCGCATCAAACCTATCAGCGCTTTTATACGCAGATTGAGCAAGAGAATATCGTCAAAAAAACTTTTTGGCTGGGTACCGATATTTATGGCCGCGATCTGTTGAGCCGTTTGATCCTGGGTTCCAGGGTTTCTTTATCCGTTGGCTTGATGGCGGTACTCATCAGTTTAACCATTGGCGTGAGTCTTGGAGCACTGGCAGGCTACTATGGCGGCAAAACCGACGCCGCGTTGAGCTGGGTAATGAATATTTTGTGGGCATTGCCTGCACTGCTGCTGGTTATCGCGTTGTCATTTGCGTTGGGCAAAGGCTTATGGCAAATTTATGTAGCCGTTGGCCTTTCCATGTGGGTTGAGGTGGCACGATTGGTGCGCGGGCAAGTCATCGCCATTAAACAAACCGAATATATTGAAGCGGCAAGGGCGTTGGGTTATAACAGCCGCCGCATTATTACCAAACACATTTTGCCCAACATAGCCGGACCAATTATGGTGCTGGCCTCATCTAACTTTGCCTCGGCCATTTTGTTAGAAGCCGGACTGAGTTTCCTCGGTTTCGGGGCACAACCGCCTATGCCTACCTGGGGCAGCATGATTCGCGAGCATTATGGGTATATTATTATGGGCCTGGCCTATTTGGCTGTGGCGCCCGGCATGGCTATTATGCTAATGGTTTATGCTTTTAATCTGGTGACGGTTGGCTTACGCGATGCGTTTGATGTAAAATCGCAAACGTCGAGGCTGTGA
- the moaC gene encoding cyclic pyranopterin monophosphate synthase MoaC, translating to MNKLTHIDTDHNPAMVDVAAKSVSQRTATARSIVSLPPVVLEQLTASDMQTAKGSVFQVAMIAGIMAAKKTGELIPLCHPLGLDNCRVDISLNEDNDVVIDCTASITAKTGVEMEALVGASMAALTVYDMCKALSHDIVIKETKLMAKTGGKRDFKRA from the coding sequence ATGAATAAACTCACCCATATAGATACCGACCACAACCCCGCCATGGTTGATGTGGCTGCAAAGTCCGTTTCTCAACGCACGGCCACGGCCCGCAGCATTGTGAGCCTGCCGCCGGTGGTGTTAGAACAATTGACCGCCAGCGATATGCAAACGGCCAAGGGCTCGGTGTTCCAGGTGGCGATGATTGCCGGGATTATGGCCGCTAAGAAAACCGGCGAACTGATACCGCTTTGTCACCCCCTGGGGCTGGATAACTGCCGGGTAGATATCAGTCTGAATGAGGATAACGATGTGGTGATTGATTGCACCGCCAGCATCACCGCCAAAACGGGCGTAGAGATGGAGGCATTGGTGGGTGCCAGCATGGCTGCCCTCACAGTTTATGATATGTGCAAGGCACTGAGCCATGATATTGTGATTAAAGAAACCAAGCTGATGGCCAAAACAGGAGGTAAACGTGACTTCAAAAGGGCATAA
- a CDS encoding HesA/MoeB/ThiF family protein codes for MDANLLRYSCQMALPGFGTAAQQKLQRAKVLIVGAGGLGCPAAQYLAASGIGALGIADDDVVNISNLHRQILFNPADEGRKKAEVVTERLQQQNPQINVTPHMLRVDAVNVMELFQSYDIIVDATDNFETRYLLNDAAVLQGKPLVYGAIYQFEGQVAVWNVANADGRRTPNYRDLYPQVDASQVPDCAVGGVIPTLAGVIGCMQANEVLKYLTGTGDLLAGKILIFDAQTMQSRVVGIGKTTKTNIQSLPQPKLMETISADDLKAAMAANAVELIDIRTEEEHEEFNIGGANVEPYLIERHLKTLDGSKPVVLYCIIGKRSAAVVQKMREVYPGLKIYSLEGGINHWED; via the coding sequence ATGGATGCCAACCTGCTCAGATACAGTTGCCAGATGGCTTTGCCCGGCTTCGGCACGGCTGCGCAGCAAAAGCTGCAGCGGGCCAAAGTGTTGATTGTGGGTGCTGGCGGACTGGGTTGCCCGGCCGCACAATACCTGGCGGCATCTGGCATAGGCGCACTGGGCATTGCAGATGATGACGTGGTGAATATAAGCAACCTGCACCGGCAGATCTTATTTAATCCGGCGGATGAAGGGCGGAAGAAAGCAGAAGTAGTTACAGAGCGCCTGCAACAGCAGAACCCTCAGATTAATGTTACTCCGCACATGTTGCGGGTGGATGCCGTAAACGTCATGGAGCTATTTCAATCTTACGACATCATTGTAGACGCTACCGATAATTTTGAAACCCGTTACCTGCTGAATGATGCCGCCGTACTGCAAGGCAAGCCGCTTGTTTACGGTGCCATTTACCAATTTGAAGGCCAGGTTGCCGTGTGGAACGTAGCTAATGCCGATGGCCGGCGCACACCCAATTACCGCGATCTGTATCCGCAGGTAGATGCTAGTCAAGTGCCAGATTGTGCTGTAGGCGGAGTAATCCCCACACTAGCAGGCGTCATTGGTTGTATGCAAGCTAATGAGGTATTGAAATACCTGACAGGCACCGGCGATCTATTGGCCGGCAAGATCCTCATCTTTGATGCACAAACCATGCAAAGCCGCGTGGTGGGCATCGGCAAAACAACTAAAACCAATATCCAATCACTCCCCCAACCTAAACTCATGGAAACCATCTCTGCTGATGACCTGAAAGCCGCTATGGCTGCTAACGCTGTTGAGTTGATCGATATCCGTACGGAAGAAGAACACGAAGAATTTAACATCGGCGGAGCAAATGTAGAACCCTATTTAATAGAACGCCATCTAAAAACCTTAGATGGCAGTAAACCGGTGGTACTCTACTGTATCATTGGTAAGCGCAGTGCGGCCGTGGTACAAAAAATGCGGGAGGTTTATCCGGGATTAAAAATCTACTCTTTGGAGGGTGGGATTAATCATTGGGAGGATTGA